One region of bacterium genomic DNA includes:
- a CDS encoding tetratricopeptide repeat protein translates to MDLNKWKEEVKKFKAKIKENPSDIKAYISLAEAYKKLDNYPSVIKTCEQALKNNPDDEKIYLYSGLTYCDLECYEEAIEILRQAIEINPKFAKAYASLGEIYNKLKHFEDAINVLTKAISLNPVSAKAYYQLGITYNELEQYEDAIKVLDKAISLNLESVGAYIQLGIAYNELKQYEYAINVLNKVISLEPKSAYAYLQLGYANFCLQKHSEAIKAYKQGIEIEPEFVEAYFLLGLTYEFTKQYAESVKAYKQAIEVDPKFVESYANLGEIYNNLEQYTKAIEVLKQAIEIDPEYLESYYQLGISYNNTEQYADAIKVLNEVISLDPKSAGAYIQLGIAYNELKQYADAKKVLNKVIILDPKSAGAYYQLGVAYNGLKQHKEATEVLKQSIKIDPEFVEPYIYLGAAYTVLKQYEEVIKVSNKAISLNPKLTIAYFFLGNSNFFLQKYSEAIKAYKKAIEIDSEFEGAYLGLGETYIDLKQYDGAIKKLDKAISLDPKCDEAYYNLGRAYNELEQYEDANEMLNKAVELNPKYVDAYLLLGKVYLKEGKVASAQKQYKILKKLDKKLADELLKIIENGD, encoded by the coding sequence ATGGACTTAAATAAATGGAAAGAAGAAGTTAAGAAATTCAAGGCAAAGATAAAAGAAAATCCAAGTGATATAAAAGCATATATTAGTTTAGCAGAGGCTTACAAAAAATTAGATAACTACCCATCTGTAATTAAAACTTGTGAACAAGCACTAAAAAATAATCCAGATGATGAAAAAATATATTTATATTCTGGTCTGACTTACTGTGACCTTGAATGTTATGAAGAGGCAATAGAAATATTGAGACAAGCAATAGAGATTAATCCAAAATTTGCAAAAGCTTATGCCAGTTTAGGTGAAATTTACAATAAACTTAAACATTTTGAAGACGCAATAAATGTATTAACTAAAGCAATAAGTTTAAACCCAGTATCAGCAAAGGCTTACTATCAATTAGGTATAACTTATAATGAACTTGAACAGTATGAAGATGCAATAAAAGTATTAGATAAAGCAATAAGTTTAAATCTTGAATCTGTAGGAGCTTACATTCAATTAGGCATAGCTTACAATGAACTTAAACAGTATGAATATGCAATAAATGTATTAAATAAGGTAATAAGCTTAGAGCCAAAATCAGCATACGCTTATTTGCAATTAGGATATGCAAATTTTTGCTTGCAAAAGCATTCTGAAGCAATAAAAGCATATAAACAAGGAATCGAAATTGAACCAGAATTTGTAGAGGCATATTTCCTACTAGGTTTAACCTATGAATTTACAAAACAATATGCCGAATCTGTAAAAGCGTATAAACAAGCAATAGAGGTTGATCCAAAGTTTGTGGAATCCTATGCTAATTTAGGAGAGATTTATAATAACCTTGAACAATATACGAAAGCGATTGAAGTGTTGAAACAAGCAATAGAGATTGATCCAGAATATCTGGAATCGTACTATCAATTAGGCATATCCTACAATAATACTGAACAGTATGCCGATGCAATAAAAGTATTAAATGAAGTAATAAGTTTGGACCCAAAATCAGCAGGAGCTTACATTCAATTAGGCATAGCTTACAATGAACTTAAACAGTATGCCGATGCAAAAAAAGTATTAAATAAGGTAATAATCTTAGACCCAAAATCAGCAGGAGCTTACTATCAATTAGGTGTAGCTTACAATGGTCTTAAACAGCATAAGGAAGCAACAGAAGTGTTGAAGCAATCTATAAAGATTGATCCAGAATTTGTGGAACCATATATCTACTTGGGTGCAGCTTATACTGTTCTTAAACAATATGAAGAGGTAATCAAGGTATCAAATAAAGCAATAAGTTTAAATCCTAAATTGACAATTGCTTATTTCTTCTTAGGGAATTCTAATTTTTTCTTACAAAAATATTCTGAAGCAATAAAAGCATATAAAAAAGCTATAGAGATTGATTCGGAATTTGAAGGAGCATATCTCGGTTTAGGTGAAACTTATATTGATCTTAAACAGTATGATGGCGCAATTAAGAAATTAGATAAAGCAATAAGCTTAGATCCAAAATGTGATGAAGCTTACTACAATTTAGGTAGAGCTTACAATGAACTTGAGCAGTATGAAGATGCGAATGAAATGCTAAACAAAGCAGTAGAATTAAATCCAAAATATGTAGATGCGTATTTGTTATTAGGGAAGGTCTATCTAAAAGAAGGAAAAGTTGCATCTGC